Sequence from the Christiangramia fulva genome:
ATAGCCGTAAACAATAAGCTCATCAATGGCATCTTCTTCGCCAGTAAAATAAAGTGCGGCTTTTTTATTACCTCCGCCATATTTCATTAAAAGCTGGTATTTTTCATCCTTAAAAATATCATTTAGCTGGGCTTTTTCTTCTTCAAATTTCTCGTGATCGGTATTGGCTTTAAGGGCCAGTAAATTGATCTTTTTTACTGAATTTAAAGTAGATTTCTGCTCCTCATCCAGGGAATCCATATTCGCAAACATACTGGTAGGAATATCAAGGGCCAGAAAATCTGAATCTTCCTGATTTTCGACGTAAAATTTCTGTAATGACTTTTCATTCTCACAGGATATAAGTACCCCGACAAAAAGCAGCACTAATAGGATGTTTATGTTTTTCATAATTAAGATTTTTTATTGACATTTTTCAATTCTTCGGCACCAGGCACTTTAAGGTCGGAGGTTAGTTTAGACAATTGAGAAAGATCTATCTCGCCTGTAATACTGAGTATTACCGTCATAGGCTTATCATTGTCTGTACCCTGCAGATACATAAACAGCTCTTTCACATAATTATCGTTTTTTCCGGGAATTGAATAAAATTTGATGTTTTTTCCATCTTCACTAACCCGCATAAGCTCATCCATAGAGTTTTTCTGAAGATAAGATTTTACGTCACTGGCCATTTGATTCTGCACCTTTGAATCTGAAGTTTTATAGATTTGGATCCTATCCAAATTTTCTATGAGTTTCATGTAAGCGCGAGCTTCAGGATCATTATCGCTAAGGTCAACTTTCGCCAGCATCTTAAACATTTTGCTGGTCATCACCATGGCATCTACCTCTTTCATGTCTTCGTATTTTTCAAAATTCTGAGACTGCGACAAGATAGGCAGCAGGCTTAACAGGAGTGTAATTACTAATCTATTCATGATTTCTGATTTTAGTCTATTTTGATTATTTTATTTGTTGTTTTATTGAATTCTTTTAGATATACAAGGTCTGCAGATCCTTCATTCATGATCTGAGAAACCATCTGTAAGGTTTCTTTTGTTTTCTGAAGTGCCAGTTCTTCATCGGTAATGGTTCCCAGGTCATTTTGATTTAAAGAGGAAGAACTATTTTGGAAGAAGAAAAATACTCCAAGCGCAATAATGAGAACCGCCGCGACCGAAGCCCAGGTGAACCTGTAACTTTTTTGACCAACCTGAGGGGCTTTCTCCTCCATTTTATTTTCCCGTTGCTTTTCGGCAAAGGCAAACATTAATTTATAAGGGCTTAAATGAGCAGGAACCTCGTTTTTAAAATACTCCCTGAGGATATTTTCTTCAGCCAGGGAAGTCTGCCCTTCCTCATATTTCTCAATGAGCTTTTCTATTTTACCTGATTCCATAATTATGTTTTTTTATAAGACTTTCTCTAATTGTTTTTCGTGCTCTTGAAAGTGCCACGCGAATAGCGGTAGGATTCATTTCCATGATTTCGGCAATTTCTTCATAGTCGTATTGTTCCACATCTCTTAATTGAAAGATCATTTTCTGCTGCTCAGGTAATCCATCCACAATTTTCGATAACCACTCCATTTCGTCATTTAATTCCACTTCCTTTTGAAGGGACGTATTGCTGTCATAATTTTGATGAACAATTCGCAAATGGTTGTTTTGTTTGAGTTTCAGCTGGTCCAAACAATAATTTTTTGTAACTGTCATTGCAAAAGCTTCCGTATTGGCATAATGCTTGATATTTTCCTTCCGGCTCCAGAGTTTTAGAATAACTTCCTGAGTTGCGTCTTCGGCAGCCTCCTTTGAGGTAAGCATGCGAAGTGCCAGGCGATACATTTTGTCCTTCACCGGATCAATTATTTTAAGGAAGGCTGTTTCTTTCATTTTGAGTGGTTGGTTTTGTAATACCTTCTCAATCTTACGACGAATACGTTACAGTTTTGTTACAATTTATTTTTAAATTATATATATGTACCTATT
This genomic interval carries:
- a CDS encoding DUF4252 domain-containing protein, with amino-acid sequence MKNINILLVLLFVGVLISCENEKSLQKFYVENQEDSDFLALDIPTSMFANMDSLDEEQKSTLNSVKKINLLALKANTDHEKFEEEKAQLNDIFKDEKYQLLMKYGGGNKKAALYFTGEEDAIDELIVYGYDDEKGLGVARVLGENMDPEKIMKFMKSLDGNDINIEGIKNIGEIINSAKKSDDSLQGDHETSQTLSDSI
- a CDS encoding DUF4252 domain-containing protein, which gives rise to MNRLVITLLLSLLPILSQSQNFEKYEDMKEVDAMVMTSKMFKMLAKVDLSDNDPEARAYMKLIENLDRIQIYKTSDSKVQNQMASDVKSYLQKNSMDELMRVSEDGKNIKFYSIPGKNDNYVKELFMYLQGTDNDKPMTVILSITGEIDLSQLSKLTSDLKVPGAEELKNVNKKS
- a CDS encoding RNA polymerase sigma factor, translating into MKETAFLKIIDPVKDKMYRLALRMLTSKEAAEDATQEVILKLWSRKENIKHYANTEAFAMTVTKNYCLDQLKLKQNNHLRIVHQNYDSNTSLQKEVELNDEMEWLSKIVDGLPEQQKMIFQLRDVEQYDYEEIAEIMEMNPTAIRVALSRARKTIRESLIKKHNYGIR